The sequence CGATATTCCGTATCTGCCAGAACAAGTTCTCTGGTGAGTCTCTGCAAGACACGCTGTTTGAAAGGCAAGTCTTTCAGACTATTTTTATATTGATTTACAATCTCCTGAATTTCGGTTTCCCCTGCTCGAAGTTGAGCCAATTGAACCAGAAGGTTAGTGCGCTCAGCACGTAAGCTGGACCAGATTGGATTGGATTTCTCTATTTTACCGCTAATGACCATTTCTTCCGACTCTTTAAGCATATCCTTCAACCTGCTAATATTACTTTTTAATTCCTCGACTTCCTGAGAATCCTCTGTATATCTATTCTGCATTTGAATCAACATCATTTCATAGTTTAGCAGATTTGCCTTCATCTTGCTGTGAATTTCGTTGAGACTCAGAGACCGAGAATCAATCTCCATTTGTCCTTCATTTTGAAGTAAATGCTCTATCTCCGCCAGCCGTGCTTCTAATCCCTCGATGGATGCCCTGGTGGTTAGTAATTCTGCCTCCTGGTCAGTTAATATCTTGACATCACTATGCTCTTTTTCGAACTCAAATTTGATATTGTTCTTAACAACATAATCCTCTAATTCTTTTTCTATCTTTTCCAATTTTTCGTGGGCTCTTTTCACCTGTGTATTCAGGATATTGGCGGCAGATATCGCTTCCTCTTCGTGTTGTTGTCTCCTATATTGGAGATATACCTTAGTGAGTTCATTAGCGATTTCCGCCACTCTCTTGCCAGGAGCAAGAACACTAATCTCGGCTACATTAGAGTTGCCAATGGCACGAACATTGATGCCCTTCTGGAAATCAAAGATAGTTTTTGCTAATTCTATTTCTTGCGGTGTAAGATTAAATGGACTTTTCTCGGGTGGAAAGAAAAAATTCTTAATGCGTTTATACTTCCGTCCAATCCATGAACGACTCCACATATCGGTGATGTGGCGCATCAATGGGTGATAGACATCGTCATACTTAAGATTAAGGTTCTCTACAACTTTTTTCACCACCGGCCCAAGTTTGGCCATTTCTGCCTCGGTTTTAGCCTCTTCTGCCTTGCGAAAAATATTCCACTGCCCATAGAATTGATCTTTAATTTCATCTTTTTCCTTCTCGACCAAAATCTTAACCGAAGCTTTATAGACCCACGGAAATAGTTGAATGTAAAGCAGAGTTAGAGCCACCGTAAATAGACATGTGCCCAGCACAATCCATTTGTACCGAATGGTAATATTCCAAATTGTGTTTATTGACCGACGGACATCAAAGGAATCAATTTCCATAATTTACTCCTCTTCTCCCAAAATTTCTATTAACCGTAATGTGGTCAGGATATCAATAGCTCCTATAAGGATTTTGTTTATATGCTGTTCGATAAATATATCTACACGGGCAATGAAGGTCTTTGGAACGAAGATTATATCATCCGCCTGCAAGGGGACATTGTGCAAAGTTATGTATGAAGCACTCTGACCTTTCAACTGCAAATTAACGCGGGTGGCGGTGAGGTAATTATCTTCGGTAACTCGAATGATTATGACGCTGTTTCGTTTCGCCTCGTTGGTGAAGCCACCGGCACGAGTTACTGCCTGAAAAGCCGTGGCGGCATCATGGACAGATACGACTGACGGAGTAGTAACCTCGCCGATAACATATATCACCGGCGGCTGAAATTTTGTTACAATTACTGTTACTTCCGGCTCTTTCAAACGGTGTGAAAACATCTCGGTTAACTTTTTATCCAATTCCCCGGGCGTTAAACCGGCTGCCTTAACATCGTCAAGGATAGGTA comes from bacterium and encodes:
- a CDS encoding exopolysaccharide transport family protein — encoded protein: MEIDSFDVRRSINTIWNITIRYKWIVLGTCLFTVALTLLYIQLFPWVYKASVKILVEKEKDEIKDQFYGQWNIFRKAEEAKTEAEMAKLGPVVKKVVENLNLKYDDVYHPLMRHITDMWSRSWIGRKYKRIKNFFFPPEKSPFNLTPQEIELAKTIFDFQKGINVRAIGNSNVAEISVLAPGKRVAEIANELTKVYLQYRRQQHEEEAISAANILNTQVKRAHEKLEKIEKELEDYVVKNNIKFEFEKEHSDVKILTDQEAELLTTRASIEGLEARLAEIEHLLQNEGQMEIDSRSLSLNEIHSKMKANLLNYEMMLIQMQNRYTEDSQEVEELKSNISRLKDMLKESEEMVISGKIEKSNPIWSSLRAERTNLLVQLAQLRAGETEIQEIVNQYKNSLKDLPFKQRVLQRLTRELVLADTEYRTLLSKQRQAFISAVTESEKTASLKLIETAQIPERPIRPKVKLYLFIAVLIGILLGIIAGFIANYFNETIYSEDDVGHILDIPVYGNVHLGIHRNKTPSQFTPEQKKGWLSGWSESRYKKNNQYNKSYHKLAMQLHFELGGSERGYCLMLSCPYLPEVTSQFALELAEFLAIDQNRKVLIIDAFFRDNLLSKEFKISSSPGFLNMLDGTQPLTDSLIHLTDYPKVFFLPAGKSNYGMTHLMTSNQLKEKLTQLQEQFDVVLLSSDSVMEDPSAFAFPSIVDCTMLLVMSKVSQWSEIKSYRNILNKCNLRKMGLIIVSR
- a CDS encoding polysaccharide biosynthesis/export family protein — encoded protein: MKKTERLFKVIVIFTIMLLTQGCVTTNRSAKISKGDEIRMSVLPEIAVATTRFHKEYVLVPEDIVEVVLLKHPEITRVCTIRPDGYISLPILDDVKAAGLTPGELDKKLTEMFSHRLKEPEVTVIVTKFQPPVIYVIGEVTTPSVVSVHDAATAFQAVTRAGGFTNEAKRNSVIIIRVTEDNYLTATRVNLQLKGQSASYITLHNVPLQADDIIFVPKTFIARVDIFIEQHINKILIGAIDILTTLRLIEILGEEE